The genomic segment GCCCTCATAATGTAAATCCGCGTCCGTTACAGTTGCACGATGGATTTTTGATTTCATCATAAATCTTTGCATGGCTGTTGGTGTTCTCCTGTCGTTATAATCTATTACGCTTTAAGCTCTTCACCCAAAACGGAATTGTCGATCAATCTGGTTTTTCCCACTTTTACGGCTAAGGCCATAACGACCTCCCCTTTGATTTCATTCACGTCCTCCAGAGTGGCCGTATCGCATATTTTTATGTAATCGATGTCGGTAAAATCAGCGCTTTTAATGAGTTTTTCCGCCTGACTGATCATCACCGCCGCATTTCGTTCGCCGCCGGCATACAGCTTTTGCGCCAGTTTCAACGCACCGACAAGCGAAAGCGCCGATGACCGTTCCTCCTGACTCAGGTAAACGTTACGCGAACTCATTGCCAGGCCGTCCGGCTCTCTGAACGTGGGTAAACCGATGATTTCCAGATCCATGTTCAAATCGGCAACCATTCTTTTGATCGCCGCCAGCTGCTGAAAATCCTTCCTGCCAAAAATGGCGCTGTGCGGTTTAACAATATTAAATAATTTGCAGCAGATCGTCGTGACACCGCGAAAATGCCCCGGGCGGGACATGCCGCACAGATTTTTTGTTACCTGCTCCACATCGACATAGGTTTGATAGGCGTTGGGATACATTTCCTGATTCGACGGGAAAAATATAACATCAACGCCGACGCTCTGCGCCATTTGGACATCCCGATCAAAATCCCGCGGGTATTTGGAAAAATCTTCTTTGGGTCCGAACTGGGTAGGATTGACATAGATACTGACAACAACATGATCCGCCGTTTTGCGGGCTTCCCTCATCAGCGACAGATGCCCCTCATGAAAATAGCCCATGGTCGGAACAAAAGATATTTTCTGACCGGAAAGCCTTAAACTTTCGCAGTGAGACTGCATTTCTTTGATGGATTCTGTGACTCTCATTTTTTCCATAAAAAAAGCCTCCTGTCGCAAGACGAG from the Deltaproteobacteria bacterium HGW-Deltaproteobacteria-6 genome contains:
- a CDS encoding pantoate--beta-alanine ligase; this encodes MRVTESIKEMQSHCESLRLSGQKISFVPTMGYFHEGHLSLMREARKTADHVVVSIYVNPTQFGPKEDFSKYPRDFDRDVQMAQSVGVDVIFFPSNQEMYPNAYQTYVDVEQVTKNLCGMSRPGHFRGVTTICCKLFNIVKPHSAIFGRKDFQQLAAIKRMVADLNMDLEIIGLPTFREPDGLAMSSRNVYLSQEERSSALSLVGALKLAQKLYAGGERNAAVMISQAEKLIKSADFTDIDYIKICDTATLEDVNEIKGEVVMALAVKVGKTRLIDNSVLGEELKA